The following DNA comes from Mesotoga infera.
AAATAGAGTTTGACATGATCAAGGAGCACTCTCGACTTGGATATGAAGTTCTAAAGGAAATTGAGTTTGATTTTCCGATTGCCGACTACGTGATTCAGCATCATGAGAGGCTGAACGGTTCTGGATACCCTAACGGGCTGAAAGGAGAGGAGATACTCCTGCCGGCAACAATGATCGCTGTGGCAGATGTCGTCAAAGCAATATCGTCGCACAGACCCTACAGGCCGGCACTTGGAACAGAGGTGGCAATAGAAGAGATCACTTCCGGAGCAGGTACCCTTTGCGATCGTAGGTTACGAGGGCTTGAGTCGATTTGCTGGAAGATGGATTCACTTTCGAGTAGATCATGGAGAGGGTATCGCCTCGATGATATTTCTCTTCATGCCAAGAATGGGGATTCTTCTTCCAGTTACAAGCGCCTGATAGGTCCTTCCGACTTCAAGCATCTTGAAGACCTTTGAAGCAGCATAGAATCCCTGGCTTTCGGCGTTTTGGATCACGAATTCCTCTCCAGTATCTGCCGTCACTCTATAATCGGATTTTCCGGCTTCGGAATTGTCGACTTTCTCGACCACGGTTATTTCGATCATCGTCACGGCCCTGTCGCCCCAGGTAAAGACGAGGTAGAAAGCAAGTGCGACGATAACCGTTCCCAGTAGGACGAATATCTCTCCCGAAAGATTCTTGAGTCTTTTTTTCAAACTAGCCACTCTCCCCGAGTCTGAATTCTAAGTCCTTTCAATTTTCCAAGCCGCCTTCCTCAGCCTGTTCATGATTGCAAGTCCCACACCTGTTTCAGGGAAAGGCTCGGCAATGATCTGAGAGTATTCCATGTTCTCTTTATTTCTCAGTTCTTTGAAGAGGTTCGAGGCAACCTCAAGGAGGTTGTCTCTCGAACCGAGAACGACCTTCTTGACCTGAACGGGATAATAGTCCTTCATTTCTTCAGAACAAAGAACGAGAGACTTCTTTCTTCCAGCCACTATTCCCACCTTTGCGACAACCATTCCGGTCTCTCCTTCGACGAGTATTAATGGAATGTCTGGAGAATAATGTCTGTATTTCAAACCCGGCGACATTGGATCACCAAGATACTCTTTTCTTCCCGAAACAAAATCCGGAACAAGAAGATCTGGAAGGACTCCCTTCAGTTGATCCGGGTCGACAGGGCCCGGTCTCAATAGGGAGGGTCTTCCTCTTGAGAGATCAATAATCGTAGATTCCAGTCCGAAAACCGTCGAACCCGAAAGGATTGTGCAGCTAGCTCTTTCGTCCATGTCTTCGATCACGTGTTCTTCCATTGTGGGGCTTGGTCTGCCTGAGAGGTTTGCACTGGGCGCTGCGATAGGAACACCCGAGAGTCGTATCAGTTCTTGGGCCACCCGGTGGGAAGGAAATCTGACGGCCACACTCTTCAGCCCCGCAGTAACGGAGTCAGGTATTTCCTTGCTTTTTTCGAAGATCAACGTCACTGGCCC
Coding sequences within:
- a CDS encoding L-threonylcarbamoyladenylate synthase gives rise to the protein GPVTLIFEKSKEIPDSVTAGLKSVAVRFPSHRVAQELIRLSGVPIAAPSANLSGRPSPTMEEHVIEDMDERASCTILSGSTVFGLESTIIDLSRGRPSLLRPGPVDPDQLKGVLPDLLVPDFVSGRKEYLGDPMSPGLKYRHYSPDIPLILVEGETGMVVAKVGIVAGRKKSLVLCSEEMKDYYPVQVKKVVLGSRDNLLEVASNLFKELRNKENMEYSQIIAEPFPETGVGLAIMNRLRKAAWKIERT